CACGGTCCACACCATGGAAAAGGGCGGGCGGGCCTTCCAGCTCGGCGCGCTGACGTGGTCCTCCCCCctcgcggcccccgccgcccctcctgccaGACCGCGACCTGCACGTGGCGCCGAAAAACCTACGCCCGCCGACGTGTGGGGTCCGGGGCGCGGTGGTCCGGCGTGTCGCGGTTCCGGGTGGGCGCGGGTACGATAGCGGCGTCGCTCTAGCGCCGGGGACCCCGCGGCTGCCACGGCGTTCTCCTATGGATAAATACACCTGGAGAGACCAGAGTACCAGACCACCGGTTTGCAGGAGCAGGAGAtagcgcggcggccgcggaggagcagcggcggcgaccaAGCCGAGGAGGTGGGAGATAGGGGGGAGGGAGACGTCTCCTGCGATGACACCGGCCTCATCCGCCGCCTACACCGTCATCGTCGCGAGCGAgcagagcagcagcagccaccgcGCCACGGCGCCGTCCGTCCCGTCGTCCTACGCCGTCTGGGAGAAGGAGCGGTAAGAGAGAGAGCTGTacgtctgctgctgctgcaaggagaggagaggaggaaacGATCGTCGGATCGTGAGGAGCGGCATGGAGGTGGAGAAGGCCAAGTGCGAGTGCTGCGGGTTCACGGAGGAGTGCACGCCGGCGTACATCGCGGCGGTGCGGGCCGAGTACCTGGGCCGCTGGGTCTGCGGCCTCTGCGCCGAGGCGGTGGGCGACGAGATCCGGCGCGAGGACGGGACGCTCACCACGGCCGAGGCGCTGGACCGCCACGTCGCgttcgcgcgcgcgccgcgcgccCGGCCCAGGAAGGCGGCTGCGGCGTCCCCCGACGACCTCGTCGCGGCCGTGGCGCGGCTGCTCCGGCGCTGCCTCGACTCGCCGCCCGCgtcccccgccgcgcccgcgccgccgcagggCCGGAAGGTGGCCGCGGGGCCCGGGTGCCCCGACGCGGCCGACGCCTGAACCCCGAAGACCGCACGACGCGGGACGGCGAGCTGCTTGCTCGGCGCC
The genomic region above belongs to Panicum hallii strain FIL2 chromosome 4, PHallii_v3.1, whole genome shotgun sequence and contains:
- the LOC112888440 gene encoding uncharacterized protein LOC112888440, which gives rise to MEVEKAKCECCGFTEECTPAYIAAVRAEYLGRWVCGLCAEAVGDEIRREDGTLTTAEALDRHVAFARAPRARPRKAAAASPDDLVAAVARLLRRCLDSPPASPAAPAPPQGRKVAAGPGCPDAADA